The following DNA comes from Macaca thibetana thibetana isolate TM-01 chromosome 14, ASM2454274v1, whole genome shotgun sequence.
CGCTGTGGAAAATGCCATCACCCCCGCACTGTTGAGCACCCCAGGCATTCCCCATGCCAACCTGTGCCAGGCTTGAGACACTTGGAAATCACCCAGGCCTGGGCTGTCTCCCAAATCTCAGGCTCTGCTGACCCTGGCTGGAGGGGCCTGTGTGTCCCAGTGAGACCctgggccccccccccccccccaccaaggAGGCTGCTCACAGGAGGGGCAGGGGCCTGCAGGGTGAGCCGGCAGCTGTGGGAATCATGGGATTCGCTGGACCCCAAATCTGGCCTCTGTCCTACACACATCACAGTTCACCTCACTGAGGGCCTTTGGCCTGTCTGTGTCTGTCAGTCCCAAACAGACCCCTCTGGGATTTCATAGTCAGGCCAGGTCAGCCTGGGGTGGACCCTTCCTACAGCATTTCCCTACCACCCAGTGATCTGAGCCAGGGAGGGAAGGCAACGGAGTGGGTGCTACCTGAGGATGGGGTGTTCCTGCTGGGGGGCATCGGCAGAGAGGTTCCTGgctctggggtctgagctgtGCCACCACCGGGTGTGGCTGGTTGGTGGGATGTGCTGGTTCCCACACCGGGGGGCATCGGCTGAGAGGTTCCTGgctctggggtctgagctgtGCCACCACCGGGTGTGGCTGGTTGGTGGGACGTGCTGGTTCCCACACCGGGGGGCATCGGCTGAGAGGTTCCTGGCTTTGGGGTCTGTGCTGTGCCGCCACCGGGTGTGGCTGGTTGGTGGGAGGTGCTGGTTCCCACACCGGGGGGCCTCCCGGGTGTGGACGAGGTTGGTGGCCTCAGAGTTGTGCCAGAGGGTGGATGAGGGCCTGTGCCTCCCCCAGAGCTGGTTGTGGAGGGTCCCTGGGAGGGCACAGGGGGTCTGGGGGCCTCGGAAGTGGTGCTGGTCCAGGGCCCAGTTGTTCCTCCAGTCTCTGGGGATGGGGGCTCACCTGTGGAGGGGGGCTCCTGTTCGGAAACTTGTATCTCAATGACTGTGGTCGCAGTGCCAGAGGTCACTGTATTTTTGGCCTCAACCTAGGGCAGGAAGGGGCTTGTCTCTCCTGGGCACGTCTTTAAGCCCCACACCCTTGGAGATGCCCACCTGCCCTGCCCTTCACCTCTGCGTAGAAGGCCCCCGCCTGGGTCAGTGTGGTGGTGGTCAGCACAACCTCTCCCTCCATCCGGAAATGTGAGTGGTTGGTAATTCGATACGTGATGGCCGAGTTGAGGTCCTGGACAGGGTTTCATTGAGTCCCTGGCCAGGCTGCCTCCCATCTGCAGCCCTGACCCACCCACAGAGGGGAGGCCGGGTGGACCCAGGGACCCTGGGCAACAGGAAGGCTGCCGTGGGGGCGGCAGGCATCAGCCTTGCGTGTGCTACCTACCGAGAACTCCGGGTCCTGAGCCTGGACCCTCAGAGGCTGAGAGGGGGCAGCTGCATCCTTGACCACAACACCTGCTCCAGCGCCAAGTGCCACGGTGCCACGGTACAGGCTCTGGGGGAAGCGGGGCGGGCTCCCAGCTGCAGCCACAGCCTCCACGGTGACCTGGGTCACTGAGTAGCGGGCAAGGTCGGCCTGCTGGCCCTGGAGGTGGGGGAGGCAGCCGTGACTTGTGGGGTTGACGGTGGAGCTGGTGCTGAAGCCTGGGGCTCAGGAAGAATAGATGCAGACTTGGCAGGGGCCCTGCCCCCCCGCCCTGACCCCCGCCCTACCTTCCACCCTGCCCCCACTGTCCTGCCCCCCTTGCAGGTCCCTACCTCACCTTCACCAGCAGAAGAAAGGTCATGGCTCTGGGGACACTCCTGGCCATGGTGAGGTTGCCGGAGTCTCGGTGGATGACAAATGTACCGTTCACGTTTCCTGGGAGGACGATGGAAGTGCTCAGTCCCGGCCTCCTGAGGCCCAGGGACCCAGCCAGCTCTGCCTTGCTGGCAGGTGCCCCTGGGGCTTCCCCAGCCCAAGGTGGGgacagagacagggacagagagggGTCCGGGGCATTGTTGAGGGCTGGGCCCCACTCACCACTGAAGATGCTGTAGATGATGGCTTGGTTGATGCCGCGGTCTCCATCCTCGGCGTAGATGGGTCCGGGACGCAGGACGAGGGGGGATGGCTTCAAGGATAGTGGAGAGGAGGGCACGTCGTGAGGCTGGGGTGGATGGCCCCAACCTGGCCCCTCTGGCTCCCCATCAAGGTcagccagggcagggctggctgAGGAGGGGCCCAGTCCCGCTGGTGGCTGGGCATCCCTGCCTGTCTAGGACTGTCCCTTGTCCCAGTATCACAGTGAGTCACACCCCTGTGGGTCCCTCACTAACGAATAAGTTGCCCAAAGATACTGAGTGCCATTTGCACGATGCTTGTCTTGACGGCTAAGCAGACATTTAGGAAGCGGGGGGTTCCCGGGGTCTGCGTTTCTGCCTCTCATGTGCTGTTTGGTGGCCCCGGGTGCCTTGGTGCTGTGAAGGTTTGCAGACAGCCTGTGTGGGCCTAGTGGTGACTGTGAGCAGGGCAGAGATCTCACCATCCCTTAAGAACTCCAGGGCCCCAGCCCACCTCCCCAGGCCCCTGAGACCGCCTGGCTCTGGGGCCCACACTCCTCTCTGTGTGTTCAGGGTTTGCTCCCTCAAGATGGGAAAGATTGGTTTATAAGGAGAGTCTGTATTTGTTTCAAAGTCACAACCAAACTTGGCCCCACCCGCTGACCCTGACCCTGCCCTTCTTCTGATCCTGGCCGTCCCTGCCTCCAACCTGCCTAGAAGGCCCCGCCCCGGGcactgcccctccctccccattACCAGTGTGTGCCCCGTGGGGACAGCCCCGTGGTACTGAGCTTGGATGCAGACGTAGCCGTCTGAGAAGGTGCAGGGCAGGAACCAGGGGGGCCGCAGGTCGGCAGGCACCACGTTCAGCACCAGCGTGGCGGTGGCCGTGTGGCTGGGCTCCACATTCTCCTCCGGAGTGTCCTGCAACAGCCAGATCAGGCCTGGGAGCAGCTGGGGCCAGGGGGACCTCAAGCATGTGGGACTCAGGGCTGGGGTGAGCCGCTCACCCGCACCAGCAGCCGGAAGGCCATGTTGGGCCGCTCGTAGAAGTCCAGGGGCCGGTCCAGCCTCAGGGCGGGATGGTTTACACCCACCAGGGAGAAGTAGTCACTGGCACCCTGGGGAGGATCAGGGAGGACACAGCCTAAGAGCCTGGGAGGGCGAGGGCGGCTGCGGGTGTCAGTGGCGAGGGGCTCACGCTGGGGCAGGGCGGGCGGCACTGACTGCGGTCGCTTCCTGGAGGGTGTAGAACAGAATGTCATCCTTGTCTTTGTCCTTGGCCTGCAGTTCTGTCTCAGGGATGACGGTGGAGTTTACTTTAGTGTCCTAGGGAGGGAGAGGGGCTTGGTCTGGCCACACTCTTGGCCCCTGTGGACCCCCGCTGTGGTTGAGTCCCCGGCCACCACTCGCCCCTTGCCCTCACCCTGGGCTCCCGcaccccctgcccagccctggcAGCTTCGCTGGCCTCACCTCTTCCACCCTTATCTCCTTGGTTGTAAAGGGGAATTCGGGGGCGTTGTCATTGACGTCCAGCACTGACACGAACACCCTCAGCTGGGTCACCTGCAGGATGTGGCCGTCAGCCTCTCCCACAGCCGCTCCCCATCATGAGTGAGGTGTACCCCTCGACGCTATCCTTCCCCATCGTGAGTGAGGTGCACCCCTCGACGGCTATCCGTCCACTCGCTCAGTGGTGTTGGGGGGCTGCAGGGGGGCTGCACAGCTCTAGGTGCTGGGATGCAGAGATCACAAGAGACAAATCTCTGCCCGGTGGTGCCTGTCCTGGCAGGACTTACAACAACAGACAAAAAGGACTTTATAAAGCCAGGAGGTGGCAGGTGCGCCACAGAAAAATAATGCAGGTACTTGGGGATGCAACCAGCAGAATCTCAAGTGAGGAAAGACAATCcagttcttttctttgttttctttttggatacagagtctcattctgtcacccaggctggagtgcagtggcgtgatcttggctcactgcaacatctgcctcccaggtttaagcgattctcctggagacctctgcctctcgagtagctgggattacaggcgcccgccatcacacccgggtaattttttatttttagaagagacggggtctctccatgttggtcaagctggtctcaaactcccgacctcaggtgatgtgcctgcctcggcctcccaaagtgctgggattacaggtgtgagccaccgtgcccagccgacaaCCCAGTTTCTTCACAAATAAATCTCCAAGAGAAAAGATGGGAGAAGGAAACGTGAAGATGAACAGAAACTCAGGAGAATTATCAGCTAGGTGCATAACGTGGACCCTGATTCAAACAAACAATTGTTAAAAAAAACTCTTCAGAGACCATGGGGAATGCAGCATCCTGAACATTCGAGGTAGAAAGTGACCACTTTTCCCAGGTGTGACGACATTGtggttatgttttaaaaagaagagtcggccgggcgcggtggctcaagcctgtaatcccagcactttgggaggccgagacgggcggatcacgaggtcaggagatcgagaccatcctggctaacatggtgaaaccccgtctctactaaaaaatacaaaaaactagccgggcgaggtggcgggtgcctgtagtcccagctactcgggaggctgaggcaggagaatggcgtaaacccaggaggcgccttgcagtgagctgagtctggccactgcaccccagcctgggcgacaaagcgagactctgtcactaaaaaaataaaaaaataaaaagaagagtccttgcgggcgtggtggttcacgcctggaatcccagcactttgggaggccgaggcgggcagatcacctgaggtcaagagttcgagaccaatgtggccaacatggtgaaaccccgtctctactaaaaatacaaaaattagctgggtgtggtggcgggcgtctgtaatcccagcactttgggaggccgaggtgggtagaggccaaggcaggagaatcgtttgaacctgggaggcagaggttgtagtgagcggaaatcgtgccactgcattccagcccgggcgacagagggtgactccatctaaaaaaaaaaaaaaaaaaaaggccgggcgcggtggctcaagcctgtaatcccagcactttgggaggccgagtcgggcggatcacgaggtcaggagatcgagaccatcctggcgaacacggtgaaaccccgtctctactaaaaaatacaaaaaacggccgggcgcggtggctcaagcctgtaatcccagcactttgggaggccgagacgggcggatcacgaggtcaggagatcgagaccatcctggctaacacggtgaaaccccgtctctactaaaaaatacaaaaaagtagccgggtgaggtggcgggcgcctgtagtcccagctactcgggaggctgaggcaggagaatggcgtaaacctgggaggcggagcttgcagtgagctgagatccggccactgcaccccagcctgggcggcagagcaagactccgtctcaaaaaaaaaaaaaaaaaaaaaaaaaaaaaaaaaaatacaaaaaactagctgggcgaggcggcggcgcctgtagtcccagctactcgggaggctgaggcaggagaatggcataaacccgggaggcggagcttgcagtgagctgagatccggccactgcactccagcccgggcgacagagccagactccgtctcaaaaaaaaaaaaaaaaaaaagaaggatcccggccaggcacagtgactcatgcctgaaatcccagcactttgggaggctggggcgggcagatcaccaggtcaggagtttgagatcagcctgaccaacatggtgaaatcctgtctctaccaaaaatacaaaaattagccaagcgtggtggtgggcgcctgtaatcccagctactcgggaggctgaggcaggagaatcacttgaacccgggaggcggaggttgcagtgagccgagatctcgccattgcactccaacctaggtaacagagcgagactctgtctcaaaaaaaagaagcatcCCTCTCTTTCAGAGACACATGCCAAGATATATGTGGGTGATGTGCTGTGGTGTGCAGTGGGCACAGAGCCCTCTGTCTGCTGGtaggttggggggggggggggggcctgtgcTGGCCTCAGGATTCTGCAATTTTCCTTAATAAAGCCGAAAAAAATGCCGCTGGTCAAGAAGTATGATGTTGGGGGAGCGGGGCTGGGATGCAACTATTCCCTAATAGGGCGGTTGGGATTTCTCTGAAGACTGCAGACCTGAGCAGGTGGGGGAGGAGCGTGCCTGCGGGAGCTCTGAGGCTGCAGCAGAGCCTCCGCACAGTACATCTGGGTTTGACTCTCAGTGAGAAAGGAGCTGTGGAGGGCTGGGGTGGACTGGGCAGCCTTGGTTTACAGCGTCCACAGAGGCTGTTCCGCCACATGGAGTGGACTGGGACCGGCAAGGGGCAACAGGGAAGCCAGCGGGCCGGCTGAAAGTTTCCCAAAATGAGTGCTGGTGTCCCGGCCCTGGTGGGACTGGAGGTGGGCAGACGATGGATTTCTGGGTCGAGCTGGGGCAGAGCCAAGTGATTTACCAATGGGGAGCTTAGCGGGGGACGTGGGGAGGGAGGGCGAGTGGAAACCAAAGTGGTTCCAGTGGCTGGCAGGATAAAGGTGCCTCCCTTGTGGGGGCAGTGGTGGTTGAGGGAGTGGGTGGGAGTCTTGGGCACACTGGGTGGGGGTATCTGCTGGACAAGGGATCAGTGACGGGGACGCCACAGTTCAGGGCAGAGTCTGGACTGGAGGAAATGTGAGCATCACTCTCGGAGGGATGGCATGTGAAACCACACCCTAGGTGAGGTCATCAGAGACTGGCCCTGGACCGGCAGGGCAGAGCCCAGCTGAGGTGGCCTGGTGGGCGGGGAGAGTGGGGCAGGGACTCACCGGTGTGCCTCCGCTCTGACACAGCAGCTGAGCCTCAAGTAGTGAGTTCTCCTGTGGAGGCAGACGGGTCTGCAGTCACTGTCCCGCCCCACAGGTGGTGAGACTGAGGCCAAGGGGGCAGGCgctggcccagggtccccatcATCAGTGGTCAGTGCTGAGGGTGTGGGCCCAGCCTTCTGGGGCAGGCACCACCAAGCATGGGTGTTAGTGGATGCCTGCAGGCATAGAACTCCTGGGCCCCCCGGGGAAGGTGTGGCCTGAGGATCCAGGCGCCCTTCTCCCGGgagcccccactccccacccacctgCCGCCCACACCTCGTAATCAGGAGACACGTTGAGAAACAGCTGGTTTCCCTGGATCCGAAATGCGAAGGGGGTGGACAAGGGTCCGAGGGTCACCTCCTGGCCCTCTGGGACATGGATGTCCACCAGCGGCTCGGTGACATTTGTGTTCTCCTCGACTTCAAAGAAGGACTTGTTCACAGAGCAGTCTGTAAGGTTGCAGAGGAGGGGTCAGcgcctcccagcccctggctccCCCTGCCCTGTGCCCCCACCTACCTACCCCTGCCCGCACGTACACTGGACCTGGGCCACGGTCCCCGGGGGTCGGCCAAGCAGCCCCGTGAGCAGCAggggaggccacagcagggccCAAGACCCCATCTTGGCGGCTGTCACCTGGCGGGAGGGTCCGAGTGGGTTTGGCGTCCAGGACTGGCGCAGTTCCTACCTCAGTGACCTTCGCCCCAGCCAGACGCCGCCCACTTTATGATCCTTTACAACCGGCCTCTGCCAAGGGGGCTCCCGCTGGCCGGCGGGTCCGGCCCACTGCCAGTAGGGGGGCAGTCATTTGGCCCAAGTTAGACTGAGTACAGGGATTAACCAGGGGGCTCAGGCCACAGGCACCGAGGCACAGGGCAGAAAGGACTAGAGAATGGCTCACGGGCGCcatggggctggggcagggcaggggcagagcTAGGGTGTTGGAGAGAAGCCGTTGGTGTTGGGGTGTCTGAAACCTGCCTCCCTAGCCCAGGCTGCCCTTGCTTGGCTCCTCCCCTAAGCTCTACCTCAGGCAAAATTCCTAAGGCCAACCCTTGAGGCTCAGAACCTGGGTGTTCGCCCGGGAGTACCTCCCTGCCTGCCTGATGGCAGGTTCTGAAGGAGGAGACTCTCCTCACTGTGTCCTAGGGAcacccctgcctgcctgccccagAGACAAGCCAGCTTCTCAGGGTGGGGCTGGACAGGGCCTTAGTGACCAAGGCTAAGGCGGGGCTGTGGGGGGCAGCTGGGAGCTCCTGGGGAGCCCTGGTGCCCAACAGAGGGGGTGAGTCTTGACACTTGCCCTGCTCTTTTCATTGGCCCCCGCAAGCCCCCAGCTCTAGGGAGAGGCCACTGGCTGGGGTCAGGGCGAGGAAGGGGCTGTCGTGAGGCGGGGAGTGGAGTCATTCCTCTCCAGGCCTGTGCACCGAAGCTTCTGGCCTCtcctggctggggctgggctcagtgtCCCAACCCTGCACTGTACCCTCATGGTCGCCTGCAAGCCCTGCACGCTCCATACGCCACAGGCTCTGAGGGGTCAAGCCACTGGTCTGAGGCCACACAAGACAGAGGGTCCGGAGTCCTCATGCCAGAGTGGACTCCTGGCACCCCAGGTGACACCTCTGCCCTCCCCTCTTCctgcccgcctgagcctccctggcccctccacaccctccccactgccccttcCGGAAACACTGACCACacgccaccccccacccccctgcAGGAGCTGAGAGTCTGTCCGGGCTCCCCCTGAGCCCTTGACTGTTTCCTAATGAAGACAAGGGGGGGGCGGGGCCCTGCGGTGCTTAGTCGAGGTACAGGAGGCGGCACTGATGCCAGAGATAAGGATGAGGGGCCCGCTGTGGCCGCCAGGTGTAAAGGGCAGCTGGGTGTGGTCACAGTCCCGGCTGGGTGGATGGGGCCCCCTTCCATCTGACAGCCCTGCTACACAGGGGTTGCCTTGATTACACCAAGTGGACACAACCAACTCCCAGTGTCTGGATCTGATTCTCCTTTATTGGTGCCGAGTTccacccctccccctctccccccagCCTGCCCACCACCCCAAATGCAGCTCCGCTCCTAGGCTGGGCAGGTGGTGAGGGGGTTCCTTCCTCATCTCGGTCGCAGGGTTCCTTCTGCAGCAGCACCGGCAGGTTCTGAAACCATAACCCCAGGCCTGGGCCCAGGGGGCAGCCAGGGAGACCAGGCCCCGCCCAGGGGCATCCTGCAGAGACAGCACGTgcggggttgggggctggggctggggctggagaccCCGGCCCCGCCGCTGGAATTGGGCCTCCGGTGGCCACCAGCGCTGACCCAGGGAGGCCACGGACAGAAGGAagggtctggggtggggtctggggtggggtctgCGGTGGGGCGGGCGCTCACCAGGCCTGCAGGGTGGGCGTGTCGGACCCGGACGGGCAGAGCAGACCCGCGCCGAGCCTGGACCAGGCCGTGCTGTTCTCTGCGTCCTGCTCGCTGTCCCCCGCCCCAAAACAGAGTTAGTCCTGGAGCTGGGGGGTCGCGCGTTGCTGCCAGGGCACCACGGCAAGACCCCCGCCCCACCCGGCCTCACCTGCGCTTCCCCACCAGGCCCTGCAGCAGCCGCTGGAGCCGCGCGCCCTCCCGCAGGCGGCTGAGCTCGCTGGTGAACGTCCCGTCCGAGTGTCGCCGGGCCCTGGGGGCGGGCGGGGGTCGGGGTCAGGGCCGCGCGGGGGGCGGGTGCGGCCGGGGGCGGACGGGCCTGGCGGGCGGCTCACCTGGGGGGCGCGGGGCGCGCGGCGGAGCCCccgaggagcagcagcagcagcaggaggggcCGGGGGGCCATGGCGGGGTCGGGCGCGGGAGCTGAGCGCTGCGGCCACGGCCAGAGCCCCGCGAGGCCCCTTTATGGCGGCGCCCGGAAGGGGGACGGCCCGGCCGCGCCCAGCGATCCCGGGAAGGTCAGGGCCGCCCCCCCAGCTGTCGCCCCGGCCCGGCCTCCCGCCCCCTCCGCCGCGCTGGCGCCCCTCggctggctgggggagggggacgtCCCGGCCTGGGGGGCGAAGGGGACCCGGGCCCGGGACCCGCAGAGGGAACCGCACCGCGAAGCCTCGGAGCCTGCGGGGCGCGGGGACGGAGGGGCCGTGGGACTTGGGGGAGGATTTGGGGGGACTGGGGGACCCCGGGGAAGGGGCGGCGGCAGGAGGTCCGGAGGCCCCTGGAGCACCCGGCTGGGGCGAGTTCGTCGGGAAGGCCTGAGCGGCGTGACTTTTTTGTGGGGGCCGGTGTTGCCATTTTATCCGCTTTGAAGTGCAGGGTTCAGGATCATTGGGTTCGCTGACATTTCCGTGCATCCGTCCCCACCATCCGTTCTCAGACTCTCCCATCCTCCCAAAATCCGTTCTCAGGCTCTCTCGTCCTCCCAAAATCCCTTCTCAGACGCTCCTGTCCTCCCAAAATCCGTTCTCAGACTCCCCATTCTCCCAAAATCCGTTCTCAGACTCTCCCATCCTCCCAAAATCATTCTCAGACTCCCCATCCTCCCAAAATCCGTTCTCAGACTCCCCATCCTCCCAAAATCCGTTCTCAGACTCTCCCATCCTCCCAAAATCATTCTCAGACTCCCCATCCTCCCAAAATCCGTTCTCAGACTCCCCATCCTCCCAAAATCCGTTCTCAGGCTCTCTCGTCCTCCCAAAATCCCTTCTGAGACGCTCCTGTCCTCCCAAAATCCGTTCTCAGACTCCCCATCCTCCCAAAATCCGTTCTCAGACTCTCCCATCCTCCCAAAATCATTCTCAGACTCCCCATCCTCCCAAAATCCGTTCTCAGACTCCCCATCCTCCCAAAATCCGTTCTCAGGCTCTTTCGTCCTCCCAAAATCCCTTCTCAGACGCTCCTGTCCTCCCAAAATCCATTCTCAGACGCTCCTGTCCTCCCAAAATCCGTTCTCAGACTCCCCATCCTCCCAAAATCATTCTCAGACTCTCCCATCCTCCCAAAATCCATTCTCAGGCTCCCCATCCTCCCAAAATCCGTTCTCAGGCTCTTCCATCCTCCCAAAATCCGTTCTCAGGCTcccttgtcctcccaaaatccTTTCTCAGATGCTCCTGTCCTCCCAAAATCCGTTCTCAGACTCTCCCGTCCTCCCAAAATGAAGCTCTGTCCCCATCAaacgccccctcccctccccagcctggcgCCCCGTCCACTTTCTGTCTGTGGATTCAGGGCCTGCAGGGACTGCGCGCAGGGGGAGCCTCACGGGATTTGTCCTTTGGAGACCTGCTGGTTTCTCAGCTCAGCGTCCTCTGCCTTCGCCGCCGCAGCCTGGCCTGTGTGGGAATCTCCTTCCCTTTAGGGGGAACCGTGTCCCGTTGTGTGCAGGGACCGCGTCGACCGCGTCCGTTCATCTGTGGGCCTCTTCATGGACACCTGGGCTGCCTCCCCTTTGGGGCGAGGGCGAATAACGCTGCTGTGAACGCGGGTGTGCAAAGGGCCCTTCCCAATCCCGTTTTCAAGCGTTCTGGGTGTACAGTTATGAGGGActtgctgggtgacagagtaatgATGTGTTAATTGTTCTGAGGAAAacagccaaactgttttccacagcagcgtCTCAGACGGACACGTCCCCCAGCAGCACAGCAGGGACACGGCTCTTGTCCTCGCCGACACTTGCTACtttctggctttttgtttgttgtgtaCTAACGATGCTGGTAGGTGCAATGTGGTGTCTGGCTGCGGTTTTTATTTGTGTCTCCCTAATGACCAGCACCTTCTCGGGTGTCTGTGAGCCATTTATACCTCATGGAGAGGACGGAGAAATGACCGTCAAGCCCTTGATGTTCTGCTGTGGTTTCGAGCCATGCACTGTATCCATCTGTTAAATCGGCCACACTATTTACCCCAGCATTTGCATCACAGCCCCGCCAGCCACGtgggtccttccttccttccttccttccttctttccttccttcctccctccctccctccctcccttccttccttttcttttttagatggagttttattctgtcacccaggctggagtgccgtggggccatctccgctcactgcaacctgcaacctctgcctcccggtttcaagcaattctcgtgcctcggccctccaagtagctgggattacaggcgcctgccaccatgactggctaatttttatatttttagtagagacaaggtttcaccacgttgcccaggctggtctcaaactcctgacctcaagtgatccacctgcctcggccttccaaagcactgggaattacaggcgtgagccactgcacctggtggcCTCACTTTCTCTGCACACTGTCAACCTTGCAGCAGTTGCTATTTTTAACCGTCAGCCATTCTCTCTGCCACAACACCTCCTTGTGGTTTTAGTTGCATTTCCCCAGTGGTGGGTGATTCGGAACCTCTTTCCAGGTGCTTGTTTCCATTTGCACGTTGTCGTGGGTTAAATGTATCTTCACGTCTcttgcctgtttttaaattgttctctactgctgagttttttttttgttttttgtttttgtttttattgcaggaAAATACGCAAAACATGAAACTTACCATTCCATTGTAAACAGTCACGgaattgtacaaccatcaccactgtttAGTTCCAGAACTTTTCACTCCCCAGATGGAAAACCTCAAATCCAAAAAGCATTTACTTCCCCTTCCCCAATCCCTTCAGCTTCTGAGTAACAAtgaatttgctttctgtctctgtggatctgcctattctgggtatttcatacaaataaaatcataaaagctgggcatggtggtgcatgcctgtggtctcggctacttgagaggatgaggcaggaggatggtttgaggccaggagtttgagaccagcctgggaaacatagcaggaccctgtcactatttttatttatttctttatttttatttattttttttgagatggagtttcactcttgttgcccagactggagtgcaatggcgcgatctcggcccactgcaacttccgcctcctgggttcaagcaattctcctgcctcggcctctggagttgctgggattataggcatgtgccaccacacccagctaattttgtatttttcatagaggcggggtttcgccatgttggtcaggctggtctcaaactcctgccctcaggtgatccgcccgcctcggcctcccaaagtgctgggatgacacgcataagccaccacgcttggccccagagtttcattcattttaatggcAAAATCACACTGCATTTGGTTAATCCATGCACCTGCTGAGGACACTTGGTTTATTTCTACCttgtatatattgtgtgtgttt
Coding sequences within:
- the CDHR5 gene encoding cadherin-related family member 5 isoform X1, whose amino-acid sequence is MGSWALLWPPLLLTGLLGRPPGTVAQVQYCSVNKSFFEVEENTNVTEPLVDIHVPEGQEVTLGPLSTPFAFRIQGNQLFLNVSPDYEENSLLEAQLLCQSGGTPVTQLRVFVSVLDVNDNAPEFPFTTKEIRVEEDTKVNSTVIPETELQAKDKDKDDILFYTLQEATAGASDYFSLVGVNHPALRLDRPLDFYERPNMAFRLLVRDTPEENVEPSHTATATLVLNVVPADLRPPWFLPCTFSDGYVCIQAQYHGAVPTGHTLPSPLVLRPGPIYAEDGDRGINQAIIYSIFSGNVNGTFVIHRDSGNLTMARSVPRAMTFLLLVKGQQADLARYSVTQVTVEAVAAAGSPPRFPQSLYRGTVALGAGAGVVVKDAAAPSQPLRVQAQDPEFSDLNSAITYRITNHSHFRMEGEVVLTTTTLTQAGAFYAEVEAKNTVTSGTATTVIEIQVSEQEPPSTGEPPSPETGGTTGPWTSTTSEAPRPPVPSQGPSTTSSGGGTGPHPPSGTTLRPPTSSTPGRPPGVGTSTSHQPATPGGGTAQTPKPGTSQPMPPGVGTSTSHQPATPGGGTAQTPEPGTSQPMPPGVGTSTSHQPATPGGGTAQTPEPGTSLPMPPSRNTPSSAMPGGGPSEDKRFSVVDMAALGGVLGALLLLALLGLTVLVHKHYGSRLKCCSGKAPQEPQPSGCDNQAFLPDDEANWAPAPSPTSDAKPAEAPPTPAEPAPPGPAPPGSAPEAPAAAGAGGSPAAVRSILTKERRQEGGYKAVWFGEDIGAEADVVVLNTPTLDVDGASDSGSGDEGEGAGPGRGPHDEPGGDDSYI
- the CDHR5 gene encoding cadherin-related family member 5 isoform X3: MGSWALLWPPLLLTGLLGRPPGTVAQVQYCSVNKSFFEVEENTNVTEPLVDIHVPEGQEVTLGPLSTPFAFRIQGNQLFLNVSPDYEENSLLEAQLLCQSGGTPVTQLRVFVSVLDVNDNAPEFPFTTKEIRVEEDTKVNSTVIPETELQAKDKDKDDILFYTLQEATAGASDYFSLVGVNHPALRLDRPLDFYERPNMAFRLLVRDTPEENVEPSHTATATLVLNVVPADLRPPWFLPCTFSDGYVCIQAQYHGAVPTGHTLPSPLVLRPGPIYAEDGDRGINQAIIYSIFSGNVNGTFVIHRDSGNLTMARSVPRAMTFLLLVKGQQADLARYSVTQVTVEAVAAAGSPPRFPQSLYRGTVALGAGAGVVVKDAAAPSQPLRVQAQDPEFSDLNSAITYRITNHSHFRMEGEVVLTTTTLTQAGAFYAEVEAKNTVTSGTATTVIEIQVSEQEPPSTAQTPKPGTSQPMPPGVGTSTSHQPATPGGGTAQTPEPGTSQPMPPGVGTSTSHQPATPGGGTAQTPEPGTSLPMPPSRNTPSSAMPGGGPSEDKRFSVVDMAALGGVLGALLLLALLGLTVLVHKHYGSRLKCCSGKAPQEPQPSGCDNQAFLPDDEANWAPAPSPTSDAKPAEAPPTPAEPAPPGPAPPGSAPEAPAAAGAGGSPAAVRSILTKERRQEGGYKAVWFGEDIGAEADVVVLNTPTLDVDGASDSGSGDEGEGAGPGRGPHDEPGGDDSYI
- the CDHR5 gene encoding cadherin-related family member 5 isoform X2, yielding MGSWALLWPPLLLTGLLGRPPGTVAQVQYCSVNKSFFEVEENTNVTEPLVDIHVPEGQEVTLGPLSTPFAFRIQGNQLFLNVSPDYEENSLLEAQLLCQSGGTPVTQLRVFVSVLDVNDNAPEFPFTTKEIRVEEDTKVNSTVIPETELQAKDKDKDDILFYTLQEATAGASDYFSLVGVNHPALRLDRPLDFYERPNMAFRLLVRDTPEENVEPSHTATATLVLNVVPADLRPPWFLPCTFSDGYVCIQAQYHGAVPTGHTLPSPLVLRPGPIYAEDGDRGINQAIIYSIFSGNVNGTFVIHRDSGNLTMARSVPRAMTFLLLVKGQQADLARYSVTQVTVEAVAAAGSPPRFPQSLYRGTVALGAGAGVVVKDAAAPSQPLRVQAQDPEFSDLNSAITYRITNHSHFRMEGEVVLTTTTLTQAGAFYAEVEAKNTVTSGTATTVIEIQVSEQEPPSTGEPPSPETGGTTGPWTSTTSEAPRPPVPSQGPSTTSSGGGTGPHPPSGTTLRPPTSSTPGRPPGVGTSTSHQPATPGGGTAQTPKPGTSQPMPPGVGTSTSHQPATPGGGTAQTPEPGTSQPMPPGVGTSTSHQPATPGGGTAQTPEPGTSLPMPPSRNTPSSAMPGGGPSEDKRFSVVDMAALGGVLGALLLLALLGLTVLVHKHYGSRLKCCSGKAPEPQPSGCDNQAFLPDDEANWAPAPSPTSDAKPAEAPPTPAEPAPPGPAPPGSAPEAPAAAGAGGSPAAVRSILTKERRQEGGYKAVWFGEDIGAEADVVVLNTPTLDVDGASDSGSGDEGEGAGPGRGPHDEPGGDDSYI